The Magnolia sinica isolate HGM2019 chromosome 9, MsV1, whole genome shotgun sequence genome contains a region encoding:
- the LOC131255105 gene encoding uncharacterized protein LOC131255105, with amino-acid sequence MLEILKGVAEWELTVELQEEPAFCLQINEVEPLAKDQPWYTGIKCQEHASQIHVPVYELYNLTAPWPFSVWGLDIIGKISPKASNRHEYILVAVDYFTKWIEATSYTTIAASHVVKFMKNNIISRHGLPHAIITDNGTPFINKRMIDFLNKFKIQHYRSSPYRPQMNGGVEAANKIIIHILEKMVKTCRDWSEMLPYALWAYRMSVRSATGATPYELTYGMEAVLPIEIEIYHFGYYWKAKSRKASGNKQDMINCIWQMKSACGR; translated from the exons ATGCTGGAGATCTTGAAAGGAGTTGCTGAATGGGAGCTCACCGTCGAACTCCAGGAGGAACCCGCATTCTGCTTACAGATCAACGAGGTCGAACCTCTCGCAAAGGATCAGCCGTGGTACACCGGCATCAAG TGCCAGGAGCATGCAAGCCAGATCCATGTGCCTGTTTACGAACTCTACAACCTGACGGCACCGTGGCCTTTTTCTGTGTGGGGGTTGGACATCATTGGTAAGATCAGCCCCAAAGCTTCAAACAGGCACGAATACATCCTAGTGGCAGtggattacttcaccaagtggatagAGGCAACATCATACACCACCATCGCAGCATCTCATGTGGTCAAGTTTATGAAAAACAACATCATTAGCCGTCATGGGCTCCCTCATGCCATAATCACAGACAACGGAACTCCGTTCATCAATAAAAGGATGATCGATTTCCTCAACAAATTCAAAATCCAACATTATAGGTCAAGTCCCTATcgtcctcaaatgaatggtggggtcgaagctGCAAACAAGATTATCATCCATATATTGGAGAAAATGGTGAAGACATGTCGGGACTGGTCGGAGATGCTTCCTTACGCACTCTGGGCTTATCGGATGTCTGTACGGTCTGCTACAGGGGCCACTCCATATGAGCTCACATACGGAATGGAAGCAGTGCTACCAATCGAAATTGAAATCTATCACTTCGGATATTACTGGAAAGCCAAGTCGAGGAAGGCGAGTGGCAACAAGCAAGATATGATCAACTGCATCTGGCAGATGAAAAGCGCATGCGGGCGCTAA